The proteins below come from a single Acidovorax sp. NCPPB 4044 genomic window:
- the merE gene encoding broad-spectrum mercury transporter MerE — protein sequence MNSPERLPTETHKPFTGYLWGTLAVLTCPCHLPILAIVLAGTTAGAFIGEYWGIAALTLTGLFVLSVTRLLRAFRGRS from the coding sequence ATGAACAGCCCCGAGCGCTTGCCGACCGAGACACACAAGCCGTTCACCGGCTACCTGTGGGGCACGCTGGCCGTGCTCACCTGTCCCTGCCATTTGCCGATTCTCGCCATTGTGCTCGCGGGAACAACGGCCGGCGCGTTCATCGGGGAGTATTGGGGTATTGCAGCCCTCACGCTGACCGGTTTGTTTGTCCTGTCTGTGACGCGGCTGCTGCGGGCCTTCAGGGGGCGATCATGA
- the merR gene encoding Hg(II)-responsive transcriptional regulator, with protein sequence MENNLKDLTIGLFAKAAGVNVETIRFYQRKGLLLEPDKPYGSIRRYGEADVTRVRFVKSAQRLGFSLDEVAELLRLDDGTHCEEASSLAEHKLQDVREKMADLARMESVLSELVCACHARQGNVSCPLIAALQGEKEPRSANAV encoded by the coding sequence ATGGAGAACAATTTGAAGGATCTGACCATCGGCCTTTTCGCCAAGGCGGCCGGGGTCAACGTGGAGACCATCCGCTTCTATCAGCGCAAGGGCTTGTTGCTGGAGCCGGACAAGCCCTATGGCAGCATCCGCCGCTATGGCGAGGCGGATGTAACGCGGGTGCGCTTCGTGAAATCAGCCCAGCGGCTGGGCTTCAGCTTGGACGAGGTCGCCGAGCTGCTACGGCTGGATGACGGCACCCACTGCGAGGAAGCCAGCAGCCTGGCCGAGCACAAACTTCAGGATGTGCGCGAGAAGATGGCCGACTTGGCTCGCATGGAAAGCGTGCTGTCTGAACTGGTGTGCGCCTGTCATGCGCGGCAAGGGAACGTTTCATGTCCGCTGATTGCTGCGCTGCAAGGGGAGAAAGAACCGCGCAGTGCCAACGCGGTGTAG
- the merP gene encoding mercury resistance system periplasmic binding protein MerP has protein sequence MKKLFASLALVAVVAPVWAATQTVTLSVPGMTCSACPITVKKAISKVEGVSKVDVTFETREAVVTFDDAKTSVQKLTKATGDAGYPSSVKQ, from the coding sequence ATGAAAAAACTGTTTGCCTCCCTCGCCCTCGTTGCCGTTGTTGCCCCCGTGTGGGCCGCCACCCAGACCGTCACGCTGTCCGTACCGGGCATGACTTGCTCCGCTTGCCCGATCACCGTCAAGAAGGCGATTTCCAAGGTCGAAGGCGTCAGCAAAGTTGATGTGACCTTCGAGACGCGCGAAGCCGTCGTCACCTTCGATGATGCCAAGACCAGCGTGCAGAAGCTGACCAAGGCCACCGGGGACGCGGGCTATCCGTCCAGCGTCAAGCAGTGA
- a CDS encoding PaaI family thioesterase has protein sequence MHSPTIPFRLVSTQREEQLAQFNARKEIAWFGFRGAFKEPGLAIINFTKIESGLQGGGGTSAINGGVIAAGFDAAFVLAGLGHYDSKVVVTLELSVKFLSLALVNESLAFQAHVVRSAKNFSFAEGFLSQAGTGPAQHLAIATAMVAPAR, from the coding sequence ATGCATAGTCCGACCATCCCGTTTCGCCTAGTCTCCACTCAGCGCGAAGAGCAATTGGCTCAATTCAACGCCAGGAAAGAAATTGCTTGGTTTGGGTTTAGGGGGGCGTTCAAAGAGCCAGGCTTGGCGATCATCAATTTCACCAAAATCGAATCTGGCCTTCAGGGAGGTGGAGGAACCTCCGCAATCAATGGCGGTGTTATCGCCGCAGGTTTTGATGCAGCCTTCGTGCTTGCCGGTTTGGGTCACTACGATTCCAAGGTCGTCGTCACTCTGGAGTTGTCGGTCAAATTTTTGTCCCTTGCACTTGTCAACGAGTCGCTTGCATTCCAAGCGCATGTGGTTCGATCTGCTAAAAACTTCTCGTTCGCCGAGGGCTTTCTCTCTCAGGCAGGTACAGGGCCAGCCCAACATTTGGCAATTGCCACCGCTATGGTGGCGCCTGCGCGCTAG
- a CDS encoding efflux RND transporter periplasmic adaptor subunit has protein sequence MTNNAFKKTAVALALLAAGIALGWGISQWATKDGHAPGAGPAAAETAKADRKVLYWYDPMVPTQKFDKPGKSPYMDMALVPKYADEDTQPGTGLNVSSQAVQALGLRTALVEQREIGTDVDVLGTVQLNDRDVSIVQARSSGFVERVYARAPGDVVAAGAPLADLLLPDWVSAQREFLAVRALKDESLTAAARQRLLLLGMPASLVAQVERSGEPQGRYTVTFPQAGMVAELMVRQGMTVSVGASLVRVNGLSTVWIEAAVPEAQSGPLQLGQDAQVRLAAFPGETLKARVVSILPEANRDTRTVRVRLELPNTAQRLKAGMSGQIALAGRTQPALLVPSEAVIRTGKRAVVYVVEGPGRYQPVQVQLGPEIEDRLVVQGGLTAGQQVVASAQFLIDSEASLRGVLPTLSGAGGAEAAAKTGASAPVVPGASAAPVPKSFTVRGVVDEVTQTELTLTHEAVPELKWPGMTMPFKLANPALAKNLKPEQQVRFTFQQQGKDFVITAVEGVKP, from the coding sequence ATGACCAATAACGCTTTCAAGAAAACCGCAGTTGCCTTGGCCCTGCTGGCAGCAGGCATCGCCCTTGGGTGGGGCATTTCTCAGTGGGCAACAAAGGATGGCCATGCACCGGGAGCTGGACCGGCTGCTGCCGAAACAGCAAAGGCCGACCGCAAAGTGCTGTACTGGTACGACCCCATGGTGCCGACGCAAAAGTTCGACAAGCCAGGCAAATCTCCCTATATGGATATGGCTCTGGTCCCCAAGTACGCGGATGAGGATACGCAACCGGGCACGGGTTTGAACGTGTCCTCTCAGGCCGTGCAAGCCCTGGGCCTGCGCACAGCCTTGGTGGAGCAGCGTGAGATTGGCACAGACGTGGACGTTTTGGGCACCGTTCAGCTCAACGACCGGGATGTGAGCATCGTCCAGGCCCGTTCGTCGGGGTTCGTGGAGCGGGTCTATGCGCGCGCTCCGGGCGACGTGGTGGCCGCAGGCGCGCCATTGGCCGATCTGCTGCTGCCCGATTGGGTGTCTGCGCAGCGCGAGTTCCTCGCTGTCCGGGCGCTTAAGGACGAATCGCTGACGGCAGCAGCGCGCCAGCGGCTGTTGTTGCTGGGAATGCCAGCATCGCTCGTGGCCCAGGTGGAACGCAGTGGAGAACCCCAGGGCCGATACACCGTGACCTTCCCACAGGCAGGAATGGTGGCCGAACTGATGGTGCGCCAGGGCATGACAGTATCTGTAGGTGCCAGTCTGGTGCGGGTGAATGGCCTGTCCACCGTCTGGATCGAAGCAGCGGTTCCAGAGGCACAGAGCGGCCCTCTACAACTGGGGCAGGATGCCCAGGTGCGCCTGGCAGCATTTCCCGGAGAGACCCTCAAAGCCCGGGTCGTCAGCATCTTGCCCGAGGCCAACCGAGACACTCGCACAGTGCGTGTACGCCTGGAGCTGCCCAACACCGCCCAGCGACTGAAAGCCGGTATGTCCGGGCAGATTGCCCTGGCGGGACGCACGCAGCCCGCGTTGCTGGTTCCCAGCGAAGCCGTGATCCGTACTGGCAAGCGGGCGGTGGTTTATGTGGTGGAAGGTCCTGGCAGGTACCAACCCGTGCAGGTGCAACTTGGCCCAGAGATTGAGGATCGCCTCGTCGTGCAAGGCGGGTTGACCGCAGGGCAGCAGGTGGTGGCCTCCGCGCAATTCCTGATCGACTCGGAAGCCAGCCTGCGGGGGGTACTGCCGACCCTGTCTGGAGCCGGTGGCGCCGAAGCCGCTGCCAAGACTGGTGCTTCGGCCCCTGTCGTGCCTGGGGCTTCCGCTGCGCCAGTGCCGAAGAGCTTCACGGTGCGGGGGGTGGTTGACGAGGTGACACAGACCGAACTGACGCTCACACATGAGGCTGTCCCCGAGCTGAAATGGCCCGGAATGACCATGCCCTTCAAATTGGCCAACCCCGCGCTGGCAAAGAACCTCAAGCCTGAACAGCAGGTACGTTTCACCTTCCAGCAACAAGGCAAGGACTTCGTGATCACCGCCGTGGAAGGAGTCAAGCCATGA
- a CDS encoding efflux RND transporter permease subunit codes for MIARLIRWSVANRFLVLLATVMLTAWGVWGVRSTPVDALPDLSDVQVIIRTSYPGQAPQIVENQVTYPLATTMLSVPGAKTVRGFSFFGDSFVYILFEDGTDLYWARSRVLEYMNQVQGRLPATAKSSLGPDATGVGWIFQYALVDRTGKNDLAQLRALQDWFLKFELKSLPNVAEVASVGGMVKQYQVVLDPIKLASQGLTQGQVREAIMNANQETGGSVLELSGAEYMVRASGYLKTLDDFRAIPLVSRAGVPVRLGDVATVQIGPEMRRGIAELDGEGEVAGGVVVLRSGKNAQETIKAVKAKLSELQSSLPPGVEIVTTYDRSALIERAIQNLTTKLVEEFIVVAVVCVLFLWHLRSALVAIISLPLGIMAAFLVMRYQGINANIMSLGGIAIAVGAMVDAAVVMIENAHKKLEAWQHKHPDQQLVGEERWKVITEAAEEVGPALFFSLLIITLSFVPVFTLEAQEGRLFGPLAFTKTYAMAAAAALSVTLIPVLMGYWIRGRIPDEQKNPITRALIAVYRPCLEWVLHRPKSTLVIAVLALATTMWPLSRLGGEFLPRLDEGDLLYMPSALPGLSAQRATELLQLSNRMIKTVPEVERVFGKAGRAETATDPAPLEMFETTVKLKPRDQWRPGMTPEGLIEELDKAVKIPGLSNIWIPPIRNRIDMLATGIKSPIGVKVTGNDLKVIDGIAAQVEQVAKGIPGVTSSLAERLTGGRYVDVRIDRTAAGRYGLNVSEIQAVVSGAIGGENVSETVEGLARFPINLRYPREWRDSPERLAQLPIFTPMGQQITLGTVASIAITDGPPMLKSENARPSGWVYVDVRGRDLASVANDLRDAVSRQIKLEPGVSITYSGQFEYLERANARLKVVVPATLLIIFVLLYLTFSRMGEAGLIMATLPFALTGGIWFLYLMNYNLSIATGVGFIALAGVAAEFGVVMLIYLKQALAERCPDGRQPTLEELLDAIREGAVLRVRPKAMTVAVILAGLVPIVWSSGTGSEVMSRIAAPMLGGMVTAPLLSLFVIPAAYVLMRKPRKRDQPDTEAS; via the coding sequence ATGATCGCCCGATTGATACGCTGGTCGGTGGCGAACCGGTTCCTGGTTCTGCTGGCCACCGTGATGCTCACAGCCTGGGGCGTGTGGGGCGTGCGCAGCACCCCCGTGGATGCGCTGCCCGATCTCTCGGACGTGCAGGTCATCATCCGCACCAGTTACCCGGGCCAGGCGCCGCAGATCGTCGAGAACCAGGTGACCTACCCGCTGGCGACCACCATGCTGTCGGTGCCGGGCGCGAAGACGGTGCGGGGCTTCTCGTTCTTTGGCGACTCGTTCGTCTACATCCTGTTCGAGGACGGCACGGACCTGTACTGGGCGCGTTCCCGGGTGCTGGAGTACATGAATCAGGTGCAGGGACGACTACCCGCTACGGCCAAGTCGTCGTTGGGCCCAGATGCCACCGGGGTCGGCTGGATCTTCCAGTACGCCCTGGTAGATCGCACTGGCAAAAACGACCTGGCCCAGCTTCGCGCCTTGCAGGACTGGTTCCTGAAGTTCGAACTCAAGAGCCTGCCCAACGTCGCAGAAGTGGCATCGGTCGGTGGCATGGTCAAGCAGTACCAAGTTGTGCTCGACCCCATCAAGCTTGCGTCCCAAGGCCTCACTCAGGGACAGGTGCGCGAGGCCATCATGAATGCCAACCAGGAAACGGGTGGATCGGTGCTGGAACTGTCCGGCGCCGAGTACATGGTGCGCGCCAGCGGCTACCTCAAGACGCTGGACGACTTCCGCGCCATCCCGCTGGTGTCGCGCGCAGGGGTGCCCGTGCGCCTGGGGGATGTCGCCACCGTTCAGATCGGGCCGGAAATGCGGCGTGGCATCGCTGAACTCGACGGTGAAGGCGAAGTGGCTGGTGGCGTGGTCGTGCTGCGATCGGGCAAGAATGCCCAGGAAACCATCAAAGCCGTCAAGGCCAAGCTCAGTGAGCTGCAAAGCAGTCTGCCCCCGGGCGTGGAGATCGTCACCACCTACGACCGCAGCGCGCTCATCGAGCGGGCGATCCAGAACCTCACCACCAAACTCGTAGAGGAGTTCATCGTGGTGGCGGTGGTCTGTGTCTTGTTCCTCTGGCATCTGCGATCCGCGCTGGTTGCCATCATTTCTCTTCCGCTGGGGATCATGGCGGCGTTTCTGGTGATGCGTTACCAGGGCATCAACGCCAACATCATGTCCTTGGGCGGGATTGCTATTGCTGTGGGCGCCATGGTGGATGCAGCGGTGGTGATGATCGAGAACGCCCACAAGAAGCTGGAGGCCTGGCAGCACAAGCATCCCGACCAGCAGTTGGTCGGTGAAGAGCGCTGGAAAGTGATCACCGAAGCAGCCGAGGAAGTTGGGCCCGCGCTTTTCTTCTCGCTGCTCATCATCACGTTGTCCTTTGTGCCCGTTTTTACGCTGGAAGCACAGGAAGGCCGCTTGTTTGGACCGCTGGCGTTCACGAAGACCTACGCGATGGCCGCAGCTGCGGCCCTCTCGGTCACGCTGATTCCGGTCCTCATGGGCTACTGGATCCGGGGGCGTATCCCTGACGAGCAGAAAAACCCCATCACGCGTGCGCTGATCGCCGTGTACCGACCTTGCCTGGAATGGGTGCTGCACCGTCCCAAATCCACCCTGGTCATCGCCGTGCTGGCGCTGGCGACCACGATGTGGCCGCTCTCCCGGCTAGGCGGCGAATTCCTGCCCAGACTGGACGAAGGCGACCTGCTGTATATGCCTTCGGCGCTCCCGGGTCTTTCGGCACAGCGGGCAACCGAACTGCTGCAACTGAGCAACCGCATGATCAAGACGGTTCCCGAGGTTGAGCGCGTCTTCGGCAAGGCTGGCAGAGCGGAGACCGCCACCGATCCAGCGCCTCTGGAAATGTTCGAGACCACGGTAAAGCTCAAGCCCAGAGACCAATGGCGTCCAGGAATGACGCCCGAGGGTCTGATCGAGGAGTTGGACAAGGCCGTCAAGATCCCCGGCCTGTCCAACATCTGGATTCCGCCGATTCGCAACCGGATCGACATGCTCGCGACGGGCATCAAGAGTCCCATCGGGGTCAAGGTGACCGGCAACGACCTGAAGGTGATCGACGGGATCGCTGCCCAAGTCGAGCAGGTCGCCAAGGGCATTCCGGGAGTGACTTCGTCGTTGGCAGAGCGCCTGACGGGGGGGCGCTACGTCGATGTCCGCATCGACCGCACGGCCGCAGGGCGCTATGGGCTGAACGTGAGCGAAATCCAGGCTGTCGTTTCCGGGGCCATCGGTGGTGAAAACGTCTCTGAAACAGTCGAAGGCTTGGCCCGCTTCCCCATCAACCTGCGCTATCCGCGTGAGTGGAGAGACTCGCCCGAACGCTTGGCCCAATTGCCCATCTTCACCCCCATGGGGCAGCAGATCACGCTGGGCACGGTGGCCAGCATCGCCATCACCGATGGGCCACCCATGCTCAAGAGCGAGAACGCCCGCCCATCAGGCTGGGTGTATGTCGATGTGCGGGGGCGCGATCTGGCATCGGTGGCCAATGACCTGCGCGATGCGGTGAGCCGCCAGATCAAGCTGGAGCCCGGGGTCAGCATCACGTACTCAGGCCAGTTCGAGTACCTGGAGCGGGCCAATGCCCGCCTGAAAGTAGTGGTGCCTGCCACCTTGCTGATCATCTTCGTGCTGTTGTACTTGACCTTCTCGCGCATGGGCGAGGCGGGACTGATCATGGCGACACTGCCATTTGCGCTCACTGGGGGCATCTGGTTCCTGTACCTGATGAACTACAACCTGTCCATCGCCACCGGTGTGGGCTTCATCGCTCTGGCGGGGGTCGCGGCAGAGTTCGGGGTGGTCATGCTCATCTACCTCAAGCAGGCACTCGCAGAGAGATGTCCAGACGGCAGGCAGCCCACGCTGGAAGAGCTGCTGGATGCGATCCGGGAAGGTGCTGTGCTGCGCGTGCGCCCCAAGGCCATGACCGTGGCTGTCATCCTAGCGGGCCTGGTGCCCATCGTGTGGAGCAGCGGGACAGGCTCGGAGGTCATGAGCCGCATCGCGGCCCCCATGCTGGGCGGTATGGTGACAGCGCCGCTGCTGTCCTTGTTTGTGATTCCTGCGGCCTATGTGCTGATGAGAAAGCCGAGAAAACGCGATCAGCCTGACACTGAGGCTTCGTGA
- the merT gene encoding mercuric ion transporter MerT translates to MPEPQNGRGALFTGGLAAILASACCLGPLVLIALGFSGAWIGNLTVLEPYRPIFIGVALVALFFAWRRIYRPAQACKLGEVCAIPQVRATYKLIFWVVAALVLVALGFPYVMPFFY, encoded by the coding sequence ATGCCTGAACCTCAAAACGGGCGCGGCGCCCTCTTCACTGGAGGGCTGGCCGCCATCCTCGCCTCGGCTTGCTGCCTCGGGCCGCTGGTTCTGATCGCCTTGGGGTTCAGCGGCGCTTGGATCGGCAACTTGACGGTGTTGGAACCCTATCGCCCCATCTTTATCGGCGTGGCGCTGGTGGCGCTTTTCTTCGCCTGGCGGCGCATCTACCGCCCGGCGCAAGCCTGCAAACTGGGTGAGGTCTGCGCGATTCCCCAAGTGCGCGCTACTTACAAGCTCATTTTCTGGGTCGTGGCCGCGCTGGTTCTGGTCGCGCTCGGATTTCCCTACGTCATGCCATTTTTCTATTAA
- a CDS encoding TolC family protein, producing MLAGIGFAGNQAHALGFAEALNLAEQHSPRITAQRLQIDAASSTRKSAGTLPDPKLSVGIENFPISGMDRFSLTRESMTMQRLALMQEVPNRAKRDAQIASAEAKVERERAALGVQRLQIRQELSQAWIMAQAIEQRDQVLTDLLAQNQLLQDSLPARIAGGTAQAADLLMARQEALALSDRRDDLQRDRTKARSMLRRWVGARADEVLQGTPGPLSRPLDQLRSEVHRHAELAQYPAMQAMALAETREAQAETKGDWSWEVAYSRRDRRWGDMVSFQVTFDLPWQQERRQAPQIKAKQLELQRLEAEQEDVTHRHLQELEDNASELTALQSQIERLQSTGIGLAQDRAQLALTNYQSAKGDLSAVLAARAQVLETRWRLIELQTQRDALIARLNSLIAD from the coding sequence ATGCTGGCAGGCATCGGCTTTGCAGGAAATCAGGCCCACGCCCTGGGTTTTGCCGAGGCCCTGAACTTGGCAGAGCAGCACAGCCCTCGTATCACTGCCCAGCGGCTGCAAATTGACGCCGCCAGCAGCACCCGAAAATCGGCAGGAACACTGCCGGATCCCAAGCTGTCGGTCGGTATCGAGAACTTCCCCATCAGCGGCATGGACCGCTTCAGCCTCACCCGCGAGTCCATGACCATGCAGCGCCTGGCGCTGATGCAGGAGGTGCCCAACCGCGCCAAACGAGATGCCCAGATTGCCAGTGCCGAGGCCAAGGTGGAACGCGAGCGCGCGGCCCTGGGTGTCCAGCGCCTGCAGATCCGCCAAGAGTTGAGCCAGGCGTGGATCATGGCCCAGGCCATTGAACAGCGCGACCAGGTGCTCACCGATCTCTTGGCTCAGAACCAGCTGCTACAGGACAGCCTTCCAGCCCGCATTGCGGGCGGCACGGCCCAGGCTGCGGACCTGCTGATGGCCAGGCAGGAGGCGCTGGCGCTGTCGGATCGAAGGGATGACCTGCAGCGGGATCGGACCAAAGCCCGCTCCATGCTTCGCCGTTGGGTGGGCGCTCGTGCTGACGAAGTGCTGCAGGGAACTCCCGGGCCGCTGAGCCGCCCTTTGGATCAGCTGCGCTCGGAGGTACACCGCCACGCGGAACTTGCGCAGTACCCGGCCATGCAGGCGATGGCCTTAGCGGAAACGCGCGAAGCCCAGGCAGAAACCAAGGGTGATTGGTCCTGGGAAGTCGCCTACAGCCGCCGCGACCGCCGCTGGGGCGACATGGTGTCCTTCCAGGTGACCTTTGATCTTCCCTGGCAACAGGAGCGGCGCCAGGCACCTCAGATAAAGGCCAAGCAACTGGAGTTGCAGCGTCTGGAAGCTGAGCAGGAAGACGTGACCCACAGGCACCTACAGGAGCTGGAGGACAACGCGTCCGAGCTGACGGCACTGCAGAGCCAGATCGAGCGCCTGCAATCGACAGGCATCGGCCTGGCGCAGGACCGCGCCCAGCTGGCGCTGACCAACTATCAGAGTGCCAAGGGGGATCTGAGTGCCGTGCTCGCAGCGCGGGCCCAAGTGCTGGAGACACGCTGGCGCCTGATTGAGCTGCAGACACAGCGCGACGCATTGATCGCCCGCCTCAACAGCCTGATCGCCGACTGA
- a CDS encoding EAL domain-containing protein, which translates to MSASQPIEWTVAQLALALALAVAVAVAVAGGQLDLHYQPIVDLRSDQIVGAEALLRWRHPMLGLLPPGQFLPVTESSGLMHEIGAWVLGAACRQMRDWQALAWQPFRLAVNVSASQVGSDFDGWVPGQRRPPCRYR; encoded by the coding sequence ATGAGCGCTTCCCAACCCATTGAATGGACGGTGGCGCAACTGGCGCTGGCGCTGGCGCTGGCGGTTGCGGTTGCGGTTGCGGTTGCGGGCGGTCAGCTTGATCTGCACTACCAGCCGATTGTCGATTTGCGTAGTGACCAGATTGTCGGCGCGGAAGCCCTGTTGCGCTGGCGTCACCCGATGCTCGGACTGTTGCCGCCGGGCCAGTTCCTGCCCGTGACCGAATCGTCTGGCCTGATGCATGAAATCGGTGCTTGGGTGCTGGGCGCAGCCTGCCGTCAGATGCGCGACTGGCAGGCGCTGGCATGGCAACCGTTCCGGCTGGCCGTCAATGTTTCGGCGAGCCAGGTGGGGTCTGACTTCGACGGGTGGGTACCAGGTCAGCGGCGCCCCCCCTGTCGCTATCGCTGA
- the merA gene encoding mercury(II) reductase, with the protein MTHLKITGMTCDSCAAHVKEALEKVPGVQSALVSYPKGTAQLATEAGTSPDALTAAVVGLGYKATLADAPPTDNCTGLLDKVSGWMGAADERSDGEHQLQIAVIGSGGAAMAAALKAVEQGAHVTLIERGTIGGTCVNIGCVPSKIMIRAAHIAHLRRESPFDGGITATVPAIDRSKLLAQQQALVDELRHAKYEGILDSNSAITVLHGEARFKDDQSVVVRLNEGGERVVMFDRCLVATGASPAVPPIPGLKESPYWTSTEALVSETVPERLAVIGSSVVALELAQAFARLGSQVTILARRTLFFREDPAIGEAVTDAFRAEGITVLEHTQASQVAHVNREFVLTTGHGEIRADKLLVATGRTPNTRSLALDAAGVTVNAQGAIVIDKGMRTSTPHIYAAGDCADQPQFVYVAAAAGTRAAINMTGGDAALDLTAMPAVVFTDPQVATVGYSEAEAHHDGIETDSRTLTLDNVPRALANFDTRGFIKLVIEEGSGRLIGVQAVAPEAGELIQTAVLAIRNRMTVQELADQLFPYLTMVEGLKLAAQTFSKDVKQLSCCAG; encoded by the coding sequence ATGACCCATCTAAAAATCACCGGCATGACCTGCGACTCGTGCGCGGCGCACGTCAAGGAAGCGCTGGAAAAAGTGCCCGGCGTGCAGTCGGCGCTGGTGTCCTATCCGAAGGGCACAGCGCAACTCGCCACCGAGGCGGGCACGTCACCGGATGCGCTGACTGCCGCCGTGGTCGGACTGGGCTACAAAGCAACGCTCGCCGATGCGCCACCGACGGACAACTGCACCGGGCTGCTCGACAAGGTGAGCGGCTGGATGGGGGCCGCTGATGAGCGCAGTGACGGTGAACACCAGTTGCAGATCGCGGTGATCGGCAGCGGTGGAGCCGCGATGGCCGCGGCGCTGAAGGCCGTCGAGCAAGGCGCGCACGTCACGCTGATCGAGCGCGGCACCATCGGCGGCACCTGCGTCAATATCGGTTGTGTGCCGTCCAAGATCATGATCCGCGCCGCTCACATCGCCCATTTACGCCGGGAAAGCCCATTCGACGGCGGTATCACCGCGACTGTGCCTGCGATTGATCGCAGCAAACTACTGGCCCAGCAGCAGGCCCTCGTCGATGAACTCCGCCATGCCAAGTACGAAGGCATCCTGGACAGCAATTCAGCCATCACCGTTCTGCATGGTGAAGCTCGTTTCAAGGACGACCAGAGCGTTGTCGTCCGTTTGAACGAGGGTGGTGAGCGCGTCGTGATGTTCGACCGCTGCCTGGTCGCCACGGGTGCCAGTCCGGCCGTGCCGCCGATTCCGGGCCTGAAAGAGTCACCGTACTGGACGTCGACCGAGGCGCTGGTCAGCGAGACCGTTCCCGAACGCCTGGCCGTGATCGGCTCGTCGGTGGTGGCGCTGGAACTGGCGCAAGCCTTTGCCCGGCTGGGCAGCCAGGTCACGATCCTGGCGCGCAGAACGCTGTTCTTCCGCGAAGACCCGGCCATCGGCGAGGCCGTTACCGACGCTTTCCGTGCCGAAGGGATCACGGTGTTGGAACACACGCAAGCCAGCCAGGTCGCGCATGTGAACCGCGAATTCGTGCTGACCACGGGGCACGGTGAAATACGCGCCGACAAGCTGCTGGTCGCTACCGGACGGACACCGAACACGCGCAGCCTGGCACTGGACGCGGCGGGGGTCACCGTCAATGCGCAAGGGGCCATCGTCATCGACAAGGGCATGCGCACCAGCACGCCGCACATTTATGCGGCTGGCGACTGCGCTGACCAGCCGCAGTTCGTCTATGTGGCGGCAGCGGCCGGCACCCGTGCCGCGATCAACATGACGGGCGGAGATGCGGCCCTCGACTTGACCGCGATGCCGGCCGTGGTGTTCACCGATCCGCAAGTGGCGACCGTGGGCTACAGCGAAGCGGAAGCGCATCACGACGGGATCGAGACCGACAGTCGCACCCTGACCTTGGACAACGTGCCGCGTGCGCTTGCCAATTTCGACACACGCGGCTTTATCAAGCTGGTCATTGAGGAAGGTAGCGGAAGGCTCATCGGTGTGCAGGCGGTGGCCCCGGAAGCAGGCGAACTGATCCAGACGGCTGTTCTCGCAATTCGCAACCGCATGACGGTGCAGGAACTGGCCGACCAGTTGTTCCCCTACCTGACGATGGTCGAGGGCTTGAAGCTCGCGGCGCAGACGTTCAGCAAGGACGTGAAGCAGCTTTCCTGCTGCGCCGGATGA
- a CDS encoding heavy-metal-associated domain-containing protein: MVHFNVLDMTCGGCAQRIRRAIAQAQLPAGVEVEIDVAARQVRVPGQAEDDTVELVRSAIERAGYKADAVVATSSRRTTGGCCCSSRSTTSVDVNQGAANRTSSCCS; the protein is encoded by the coding sequence ATGGTCCATTTCAATGTTCTTGATATGACGTGCGGCGGTTGTGCTCAGCGTATTCGTCGAGCAATAGCTCAGGCCCAACTGCCAGCAGGCGTCGAAGTAGAAATCGATGTGGCCGCGCGGCAGGTCCGCGTTCCTGGGCAAGCCGAAGACGACACTGTAGAGCTTGTTCGCTCTGCAATTGAGCGTGCCGGATACAAAGCAGACGCCGTGGTGGCGACTTCATCGCGCCGAACAACCGGTGGCTGCTGCTGTTCGTCTCGGTCCACAACCTCTGTTGATGTGAATCAAGGTGCTGCGAACCGTACGTCGTCATGCTGCAGTTGA